AGGATCGGCTCCATGTCCCGGTCGATCTCCACGGCCACGACCCGCGCCCCCGCGTCCACCAGCCGCTCGGTCAACGCCCCCGTGCCCGGCCCAACCTCCAGCACCACATCACCCGCCGACAGCGCCGCCGCGCCCATGATCTTGGCCATGTGGTTGCCATCATGCAGGAAGTTCTGCCCCAGCCGTTTCTTGGGGTGCAGCCCGTGGTCGGCCAGGAGCCGCTTGATGTCGGAGATGGTCTGGGCCATGCGCAGCGTTATAGCTTGTCTTCGGCCCATCGGTATGATGGCGGCGCATCGATCGCAACACGCCGGAGGCAAGCCATGAACATCCCCACCTTCTGGGCGCACGCGGCGGTCGACGCCCAGGGCGACCCGACGGACCTGCGTAGCGGCTACCTCGGCGTGGGCTGGTCCAACACCAGCGAAGAAGACGCCCGCCGCTGCGCGCTCGAACGCGCCCGACGGATCGCCAAGCGCATCGAGCACGGCGAATTCGACCACCCCGAGCTCCACGAACAGTACTACACCGACCGGCCGCTGCGCGAGCAGATCGTTGACACACTTGACGTCGACGGCGAGCAGGCCGCAGCCATCACGCAGAACATCTACGGCGCGTACGTGCTCAATGCGAGCCGGGCGATGTTTATCGATATCGATCGTCCCGAGCCCGCGCCGCGCCCCAGGCGACCTCGCCCCCAGCCGCAGGGGTTCTTCGCCAGGCTGTTCGGCAAGCCCGCGCCGGCCCCACCGCCCGCCCCGCCGACGACGCCCCAGGCCGACCCGGTCGACAAGATCCGTGAGCAGGTCGAGAAGCACCCCGGCATGGGGATGAAGGTCTACCGCACCCCGGCCGGGTACCGCGGGCTCGTCACCAGCCAGCCCTACGACCCCGACGCCGACGACGCCCATGCGCTGATGCAGGCCTTCGCCGCGGACCGGCTCTACACGACGATGTGCAAGGCCCAGCACTGCTTCCGCGCCCGGCTTACCCCCAAGCCCTGGCGCATCGGCATGGACAACCCGCCCAAGACGTTCCCCTTCCTTGACGCCCATCAACGCAGCGCGTTCGAAGCCTGGAAACAGCACTACGACCAACGCATCACCGGCTACGCGGCTTGCGAACCGCTCTCGCACGAGCCCTGGGGCAATACCAAGGTCCACGAAGACATCGCGCCGATCCTCGCCTGGCACGACCAGCTCGCGTGCGGGCTCGGGCTGCCGCTGGCGTGACCGCGATGCGCATCACCACCAAGTTACTGCTGATGCCTGTCCTGCTCGCCGTCGCCTGCGTGATGGCGGGCGTCTACGGCATGGGGCACGACCAACTCTCTTACGCGGTCTCGCCCGAGTATTTCCACCACCTCAAGTTCGACCAGTTCAGGATCGACCCGGCACGACACAACCGAATCGGTGCGGCGATGGTCGGCTGGTCCGCGACGTGGTGGATGGGCCTGCTCGTCGGCCCGCCGCTGATCCTGATCGGGCTCCTGATCCCCGACCCGTGGGCCTATGCCGTCGCGACAGCCAAGTCATTCCTCGTCGCGATCATCACGGCGGCGGCCGTAGGCCTGTTCGGGCTGGCCCTCGCGATCCCGATCAGCGTGCGCGACCGGCTGCCGCACTTCGATTTCCCAAACGGTGTCGAGCATCCCGAGGCGTTTCTCGAAGTCGGTGTACTCCACACCGCCAGCTACCTCGGCGGACTGATTGGTCTTTTCGCTGCCCTGATCTATCTAATCCATCAATGCGTCCAGGCACGCCGGAAACCGCCCGGGGAGTTGGCGGCAACACCAAGCCCTGCCATGACCAACCGCTAGAATGCCCCCATGCCTATCCGCCAGCTGCCTACGCTCGTCATCAACCAAATCGCCGCGGGCGAGGTGATCGAGCGGCCGGCGAGCGTGGTCAAGGAACTGGTCGAGAACGCGTTGGATGCCGGGGCCACCCACATCGACATCGCCATCGAGGAAGGCGGCGCGAAACTCATCCGCATCAGCGATGACGGCATCGGCATCCCCGAGGACGAGCTGACCTTGGCCGTCGCCCCGCACGCGACGAGCAAGATCACCAGTGCCGACGAGCTCGAAGCGATCGGAACACTCGGGTTCCGCGGCGAGGCGCTGGCGTCCATCGCGTCCGTCTCCCGCCTGCGCATCACCTCCCGCCCCAAGAACCACGACGGCAGCATCGAAGAGGCCGCCGGCGTGCTCGAAGTCGACGGCGGCGAAGTCACGGGCCCCTTCCCCGGCGCGTCCAGGCCCGGCACGGTGATCGAAGTCAAGGATCTATTTTTCAACACCCCCGCCCGCCGCAAGTTCATGCGCTCACCCGGCAGCGAGTTTGGCCACATCAACGACGCCGTCCAGAAGATCGCGATGGTCAACGCCGACTGCGGCTTCACCCTCACCCACAACGGCCGCAAAGTCCAGGACCTCCCGCGCAGCCAGACCCGCAAGGACCGCTGCGTGTCGCTCATGGGCAAGGACATCCAGGAGGCGCTGCTGGAGTTCGAGCGTGTGGATGATCCGAACCGCGGCAGCGCGAAGGTCTGGGGCCTGGCGGGGATGCCGTCGCTGGGCCGGGCGACGACGAAGTTCCAGCACGTCTGCGTGAACGGCCGCCCCGTCAAGGACCGAAACCTCCAGCACGCGATCAAAGAGGCCTACCGCGGGCTCATGCCGCCGGATCGCTTCCCGCAGCTCGTTGCGTTCATCGACCTCGACCCGTCGCAGGTCGATGTCAACGTCCACCCGCAAAAATCCGAGGTGCGATTTAGAAACCCGTCGCACCTGCACGGGCTCGTGCTGACCGCGCTGCGGCAGTGTCTGCTGGGGGCCGACCTCACGCCTAGTGTGGGATTTAGGAGTTCGGGGTTAGGAGTTGGGGAAGGGCACGAAGCAGGAACCGCAACGCTCAGCCCCGCCTCCACCGCAGTCTCCGACCCCCAACGCCCAAGCCCCGAATCCCAAATCCAAACCACAAGCGACTTCGTCGACTACTTCCGCAAGATGGACCCGACGCAGAAGGGGTTTGTGTATTCCGAAGTCAAACGCCAGCTCAAGGAAGAAACGCCCGAACAGGTCACAGCAGAAGACGATGCGCTTGAAGAGACGCTGCTAAGCCGGCAAGCGGCCGCCGCCCCCAACTCCCAACCCCAAACTCCCAGCCCCACCACCATCCTCCAGGTCCACGACAGCTACGTCGTCACGCAGGATGCGCACGGCCTGGTCATCATCGACCAGCACGCCCTGCACGAGCGCGTCATGTTCGAGAAGCTCCGCGCCCGCATCCTCGATGATCGAGAAACGCTCGAAAGCCAACGGCTCCTCGTTCCCGATGTCGTCCGCGCCGACGCCGCGCGGCAGGCGGCGCTGGAGGACCTGCAGCCGCTGCTGCACCGTTTGGGGATCGAGGCGTCCCCCATCGGCCCGGCCGAGGTCGCGGTGCATGCGTTCCCTTCCCTCCTGTTCTCGCGCAACGTCAGGGTCGCCCCCTTCATGGAGGAACTGCTCGACAAGGCGGATAGCGGCGCGTTCGACAAGATCGAGCTGGGCGACGGCACCGATGCGCAGCTCCCCGAGGAGCAGGCGCTGCACGAGGTGCTCGACATGATGAGCTGCAAGGCCGCGATCAAGGCCGGCGACAAGATGAGCGAGCAGGAACTCGCATCGCTCTTAGAGCAACGCGACGCGATCGAGCGGTCCAGCAACTGCCCCCACGGCCGACCGACCACGCTGCGGCTGACGCTGAAGGATTTGGAACGGCAGTTTGGGCGTACGTAACCGCCGCGTCACACGCGGGGGCGGATCGGTGGTAAACGCCACTCTTGCAAGACATCGCCCCCGGGCGTGGCCCGGCGGTTTCGTCGGCCTGCGGTGACGTGGCGGATATGGGGCTCCACCCTTGACGCCCCCCTTGTCCGCCCTATAATGCTCGATTCTCCCGACCACGGGGCCGGGCGCGATCGCCCTACCCTTGTCGGCCGGGTCCGACCGATAGAAGTACCCCCTGATCAGGCCCGCCGGAGCGGGCCCGTTGGCTCCCCCGCCCTGTTTTGCAGCGCACCGGCCAACGGACTGACGTTTGTAGCGACCATAGCAGCGACAAGACGATTCCACGACCCCGGCCGATGCCGGACACCCCTTGCCAAGGACCGACGATGTCCACCACGACCACCAACACCGCCAAAATGACCCGCATGCAGAAGACCCGCAACTTCGGGATCTGCGCCCACATCGACGCGGGCAAGACCACGACCACTGAGCGTGTCCTGTTCTACACCGGCAAGGCCTACAAGATCGGCGAGGTCCACGAGGGCACCGCCACTATGGACCACATGCAGGACGAGCAGGAGCGGGGCATCACGATCACCTCCGCCGCCACCACCTGCCCGTGGACCCGCGACGGCGTCGAGTACACCTGTAACCTCATCGACACGCCCGGCCACGTCGACTTCACCATGGAAGTCGAACGCTCCATGCGCGTCCTCGACGGCGCGGTCGTCGTCTTCGACGGTAAGGAAGGCGTCGAAGCCCAGTCCGAAACCGTCTGGCGTCAGGCCCAGCGCTACAAAGTCCCGCGCATCTGCTTCATCAACAAGATGGACAAGATGGGCGCCGACTTCGACTTCGCCTTCCAGACCCTTCACGACCGTCTCGCGGCCCCGGCCGTGGCGGTGCAGTACCCCATCGGCAAGGCCGACTCCTTCGAGGGCATCATCGACCTCGTGGTGATGAAGGCCTACTACTTCTCCAAAGAAGATATGGGCTCGACGATCACGGAAGACGAGATCCCCGCCGATTACGTCGATAAGGCCAACGAGCTTCGCGAGAAGCTGGTCGAGGCCGCCGCCGAGCTCGACGACGCGCTGACCGAGAAGTACCTCGAAGAGGGCACGCTCAGCGTCGAAGAGATCAAGTTTGCGCTGCGCAAGGGCACGATCGCCCGCACGATCCACCCGACCTTCGCGGGCTCGGCCCTGCAGAACATCGGCGTGCAGAAGCTGCTCGACGGCATCGTCGACTACCTGCCCAATCCAACCGAAGTCCCCGACACCGAGGGCACCGACCCCGACGACGCGGACAAGCGACTGACCCGTGCCCATAACGAAGACGCGTCGATGTCCGCGCTTGTGTTCAAGGTCGTCAACGACCAGCACGGCGACCTGACTTACGTCCGCATCTACTCGGGCAAGCTCGAAAAAGGCACCCGCGTGCTCAACTCGAACAACGGCAAGCGCGAGATCGTCAGCCGGATCTTCGAGATGCACGCCAACGACCGCAAGGCGCGCGACGAAGCGCTCGCCGGCGAGATCGTCGCCGTGGTCGGGCTGAAGAACAGCAACACGGGCGAGACGCTGTGCGCCCAGGACGACCCGATCGTGCTGGACCGCATGGACTTCCCCGAGCCGGTGATCTCGATGTCGATCGAGCCGGCCTCGGGCGGCGATAAGGAAAAGCTGGCCAACGCGCTGGGCACGATCCGCCGCGAAGACCCGTCGTTCCAGACGCACTACGACGAAGAGACCGGCGAGAGCATCATCGCGGGCATGGGCGAGCTGCACCTGGACATCATCAAGACCCGCCTGACGCGGGACATGAAGATCGCCGTCAACGTCGGCCAGCCCCGCGTGGCGTACAAGGAAGCCATCACCGGCACGGCCGTCGACACCGGCATCCACAAGAAGCAGTCCGGCGGCCGCGGCCAGTTCGGTAACTGTACGATCGAGGTGTCCCCGATCACCGAAGAAGAAGCGATCGAGCAGGACCTCAAGTACATCGACGGCGTCGCGTTCGAAGACGGCATCGTCGGCGGCGCGATCCCGCGCGAGTTCATCCCCTCGGTCGGTGCCGGCGCCCGGGCGACCGCCAAGACCGGCGTGCTCGCGGGCTACCCGCTCCAGGGCGTCAAGGTCAAGGTCATCGACGGCAAGTACCACGACGTCGACTCATCGCAGATCGCCTTCGAGATGGCCGGCACCC
The sequence above is a segment of the Phycisphaeraceae bacterium D3-23 genome. Coding sequences within it:
- the fusA gene encoding elongation factor G, with product MTRMQKTRNFGICAHIDAGKTTTTERVLFYTGKAYKIGEVHEGTATMDHMQDEQERGITITSAATTCPWTRDGVEYTCNLIDTPGHVDFTMEVERSMRVLDGAVVVFDGKEGVEAQSETVWRQAQRYKVPRICFINKMDKMGADFDFAFQTLHDRLAAPAVAVQYPIGKADSFEGIIDLVVMKAYYFSKEDMGSTITEDEIPADYVDKANELREKLVEAAAELDDALTEKYLEEGTLSVEEIKFALRKGTIARTIHPTFAGSALQNIGVQKLLDGIVDYLPNPTEVPDTEGTDPDDADKRLTRAHNEDASMSALVFKVVNDQHGDLTYVRIYSGKLEKGTRVLNSNNGKREIVSRIFEMHANDRKARDEALAGEIVAVVGLKNSNTGETLCAQDDPIVLDRMDFPEPVISMSIEPASGGDKEKLANALGTIRREDPSFQTHYDEETGESIIAGMGELHLDIIKTRLTRDMKIAVNVGQPRVAYKEAITGTAVDTGIHKKQSGGRGQFGNCTIEVSPITEEEAIEQDLKYIDGVAFEDGIVGGAIPREFIPSVGAGARATAKTGVLAGYPLQGVKVKVIDGKYHDVDSSQIAFEMAGTLAFKAATRKAGLVLQEPIMKVIVTTPDEFFGNVTGDLNRRRALIVGDEERGNTRVITAEAPLSEMFGYSNSLRGMSQGRASFAMEPLDYREVPAGIAKEILEKQGEGK
- the mutL gene encoding DNA mismatch repair endonuclease MutL → MPIRQLPTLVINQIAAGEVIERPASVVKELVENALDAGATHIDIAIEEGGAKLIRISDDGIGIPEDELTLAVAPHATSKITSADELEAIGTLGFRGEALASIASVSRLRITSRPKNHDGSIEEAAGVLEVDGGEVTGPFPGASRPGTVIEVKDLFFNTPARRKFMRSPGSEFGHINDAVQKIAMVNADCGFTLTHNGRKVQDLPRSQTRKDRCVSLMGKDIQEALLEFERVDDPNRGSAKVWGLAGMPSLGRATTKFQHVCVNGRPVKDRNLQHAIKEAYRGLMPPDRFPQLVAFIDLDPSQVDVNVHPQKSEVRFRNPSHLHGLVLTALRQCLLGADLTPSVGFRSSGLGVGEGHEAGTATLSPASTAVSDPQRPSPESQIQTTSDFVDYFRKMDPTQKGFVYSEVKRQLKEETPEQVTAEDDALEETLLSRQAAAAPNSQPQTPSPTTILQVHDSYVVTQDAHGLVIIDQHALHERVMFEKLRARILDDRETLESQRLLVPDVVRADAARQAALEDLQPLLHRLGIEASPIGPAEVAVHAFPSLLFSRNVRVAPFMEELLDKADSGAFDKIELGDGTDAQLPEEQALHEVLDMMSCKAAIKAGDKMSEQELASLLEQRDAIERSSNCPHGRPTTLRLTLKDLERQFGRT